The nucleotide window AAAATAAAATGTATTATTTTCTATGTTTGTACAATGGGAGGGACTGATGTCTTACTTTGAAGAACTCTGGAATGCCGGCCGTGAAAGTGATGATTTAAACAACGAAAATTCGATAGAAAATATTCCTGGGTTTGACTTATTTAATAAGGAAAATTCTGAACCTGCTGCTTCGGAAATTTTCTTCTCTCCTGATATGATTGCTCCAGAAAAAACTCCTGAACCTGATCAGTTTGAAGGACTTTCGGCAGGAGGGAATCTTAAGGTATTAGGTATTGGTGGTGCGGGTTGCAATGCTGTTAACCGTATGATTGAAGATCAGGTTTTTGGTGTTGAATTTATTGCTGTGAATACAGATGTTCAGGTGTTGAAAAAATCAAAAGCTTCCAAGAAAATAGCAATAGGTTCTAAAGTGACAAAAGGTCTTGGAGCCGGGGCCAAGCCGGAAATCGGTGAAAAAGCAGCCGTTGAGAGTGCCGAAGAAATTCGTCAGGCTGTGAAAGATACAGATATGGTTTTTATTACAGCAGGAATGGGTGGTGGTACCGGTACCGGTGCAGCTCCGGTTATTGCACAGGTTGCTAAAGAAGCAGGTTGTTTAGTTGTAGCTGTTGTGACATTGCCGTTTGGCTTTGAGGGGACAAGGCGCCAGAAAGCAGCTCTTGAAGGGATTGATAAGCTAAAAAATCATGTTGATACTATGTTGGTTATTTCGAATTCGCGTATTTTTGAGGTTGTGGAAAAAAATACGGCAGTAAAAGATGCATTCAAAAAAATCGACGAGGTACTAAAACAGGCTGTACAAGGAATAGCCGGTATTATCAGCGAAACGGCTATTATTAATGTAGATTTTAACGATGTTAAGACTGTGCTTGCCAATAGAGGCGAGGCGATTATGGGCATTGGCATAGCAAAAGGTCAAGATCGAGCTCTCAAGGCTGCAGAAGAAGCATTAGCTAATCCACTCATTGAAAATAATGATTTTCGTCAAGCTGGTGCGATGGTTGCCAAGATTATTGGTGGTACGGACTTTGATATGAAGGAGTTTCATGAAGCAGCTGAAGCAATTGTTGGCTTTTGTCGTGAAGATTCTGAAATTATTATGGGTCTTGATTTTGATGAAGGGCTTAAAGATCAGGTTAAAATTATTATTATAGCAACGGATCTTATCCGTGAAGCTCCTTCTTGGCAAAAACAAAAAAATTCCCTTGATGAACGATGTATTGCTGCAACACCTATCCAAGAAATGATTCATCATCATGAAGAAAAAAATTATTTGGATCCTGATGAAGATTGGGGGTTACGTTTCAATATGGATAAACAACAACGTTCTGAAATACAACAAACTCACAGTGAGAGACGTAGCATTGATTTTTCTGTGAAACATGATCATTCGGGACTTTATGAGGAGTTTGATCCTCGAATGCGCCGATCTGTTCCTGGAGTTCCTGGTATGGCTTCTGATCTTGATACTCCAGCTTTCTTACGCAGAAAAAAACGTGTTCTTAATGATATTGATTGATTTTGGCATCAGTTTATTTGCAGGGAAGGTATGAAAAAAGTATGGTATTTTGCTTTTCTGTTTTTTGGAGCGTGTCAAGATAAAAATGTTATGAAATATGAAAAAGTATTTCAAGCAAGCTTAGGGACAAATGTTCATGAGATTGGATCTAATATACCTATTCTTAAATCCTATACCAATCGGCGTGGTCTTACGGATGAATTGCTAGCTGATTTTCCGGCACTTTTTGTAGAAGATCATAAATTATATGTTACTGATCCTTATAATAAAAAAATCAATGTGTTTTCACTTGGTAAAGATAACAAGCTGTTTTTTTCGATTTCCAATAAGGGGGAACGTTATGAATTTGCGCGACCCTATCAATCATTTGTGGATCGGTATGGAAATATTTATGTGCTTGCGGCCCAGAAGGATTATGAATCTCAGGAGATCTTGAATTTTGAAGGCATGGAGTTAAATACTACATCTGCTACAAAAAATGAATTTTTACAACAAGAGAGAAATTATTATATTTATAAATTCTCTCCTAAGGGTGAATTTTTATTACGTTTTGGTTACAATGGTATTAACAGCGAGCCTATGCCTATGCCGACCCGTTTAAGTGGCGATACATTTGGTAATATTTATGTTTATTTTTATGAGATAATGTCTAATAATATGGCATTTCCTTTAGTGCGGCGTTATTCTAGAAATGGTGACTTTAATTTCGAATTTAATACGCGGAGTGTCAAAATTGATACTAACGCTAATGATATTTATTATAAGGGCAGTATTGTTTCTATGCACAATCTGATAGAAGATGACCAATTAATTGTATTGTCTGAATATCAACCGCTAACTAATTCAAAAGGCGAAGAAATTCCAGCTTTTATAGAAAACATTTGGAGCAGCTTAAATGTTTATTCCATTTTAGAGAATAATTTTACTACACAATTGATGACTTTTTCACACATTACTCCCGAAATTTTAGGGACGGATCTCAAACAGAGGATTTTTTTGCAAGCTTATGATATAAAAAAAGATATGATTAAATTTATTATTATCGATTCGACGACACTTGAGCCTATTGAACTATTTGCACCTATTTACTCTTCTTATTATATCTTAGGTAATTATTTCCTTGATTCTCAAGGAAATCTTTATAATCCTATTATTGATCGTAATAAAAATTTTATCCTTCTCCAATGGAAAGCGAACTAATGGTTATCTGTGGTATTGATCCAGGATTTGATAGGGCAGGATATGCCTTCTTACAAAACATCGGTGCATCACAACCTGTTGTTTTAAGCTATGGAGTAGTCACTACTGATAAATCTCATGATTTCTCTATGCGTCTTTTTGAATTAGCGGAAGATTTTGTTGGTCTTTTCGAACGTTACCAGCCTCAATATCTTGTATTGGAAAAACTTTTTATGGGTCGTAATATTACAACTGCTCTACCTGTAGCAGAAATCCGAGGCGTCTTACGTTATCTTGCTGCGAAAAATAATATAGAACTCACTGAGGTTCCACCAAATACCGTTAAAAAAAATGTCACTGGTTATGGCGGTGCAGATAAAAAACAAATCATTCAAGCAGTTACTTTTTTGTTAAATTTGCCGTATCCTCCTCAGCCTGATGATGCTGCTGATGCTTTGGCGATAGCATTTTGCGGTTTTTTAAAATTTTAAAAAGGTTTTGAATCTCTTTGCATTTTGTATTACTTTATTTATATAGAACAAAAATTATAGGAGCTTTTTATGCAGAAAAAATACTCTCGGATGTTAATACTATTTTTTATTGCTGTGGTGACCATAGGTGTATCTATTTTTACGGCGGCACAAAAATCAGAGCTCAAAATTGTTGAGAAAAATCAGGATATCGAATCACTACCAGAGCTGGATACTGCTCTCAAACTCCAAACCGTATTGCGAAATATTGCAGAAAAAACAACTCCCGGTGTAGTCAGTATAGAGGTTGAAGGTTCGGTGCCGGTACAAAATCCTATGATTAACGATCCTTTTTTCCAGTTTTTTTTCGGTGACAGCGAGCGTATTCAAAGGCAATATAATAATATGGGATCTGGATTTATCATCACCAGTGATGGGTATTTGTTTTCTAACTGGCATGTTGTTAAGGATGCGTCTTTAATCCGTGTACTTTTGTCGGACGGGCGTACATTTGATGCAAAGCTTGTCGGTGCTGACACAGAATTAGATATAGCACTGCTGAAAATTGAAGGAAAAGGTTTACCTGTGGTGCCGATTGGTAACTCTGATGAAAGCCAAGTTGGTGATTTTGTTGTGGCGATCGGCAACCCGTTTGGCTTATCTGGAACATTTACTTTTGGAACAGTCAGTGCGTTAGGTCGTGAAGGGATGTTTCCCGGACTTCAGCGTTTTATCCAGACAGATGTGGCGGTTAATCCTGGGAATTCGGGAGGACCTCTTCTCAATATAAAAGGTCAGGCGGTTGGGATTAATACAGCTATTCGCTCACAAAGTGGTGGCTATGAAGGGATTAGTTTTGCAATACCGATTAATGCAGCACGCCAAATTGCTGAGCAACTTTTCCAGAAAGGCTCAATTGAACGTGGATTTTTAGGGCTTGTACCTCAAGAAATTGATGCGATAACTAGAAAATCATTAGGATTGAAAGAAAAAGAAGGTGTTCTTATTTCCTCACTCGAGATTAATGGTCCTGCAGAAAAATCCGGGCTTAAACAAGGAGATATCATTACAAAAGCAGATGGTAAAATAATTTCCAGTCCTGCAGAACTGACTGCTAATATTGCTGGCCGTACTCCTAAAACCAGTGTAGAATTGGAGATTGTCAGAAATGGAGAGAGAAAAAATATTATTGTTACTTTAGGAACACGCCCTTCAGCTATTGTGCGCGGGGATAATTATGACACACAAAAACCTTCTGCAGCAGGTTCTGTAGAATTTCAAAAAGTGATCTTTGAAACTCCATCACCTCAGGAGCTTCGTAAGAACGGTGCTCAGGAAGGTGTAATTGTACGTAGTGTCGATCCAAATAGTAAATTAGGATTTATTCTGTCGAGAGGTGATATTATTGCAGCTATTAATAATACGCCGATTCCAAATTTAGAAGCAATGCGGTCTTTTGCTCAAAATAATGCAAATACTAAAATATTTGCTTTTGCTATTTATAAAAATGGATTTTTAGTTTATCGTAGTATTGAGTTCTAAAAGAGTTATTGAAAGCGATTTGAGCTAAGCTTAGGTATAGAAAAATTAAATTTTATTAATGTACCGATATCAATAATAAAGTTCAGACTTGCTCCTAAAATTCCAGCTTGCAGAGCTATTTGGGCACTAAGTTTGAGTTCAGGAGTGTTGATACCGAATTGTGTTACGGTATTTATCAGAGAATCCTGGACGGGAATAACGATAAAAAAGTTTAAAAACCATGCAAAAATACTGCATAATAAAGAAAATGTAAGTGATAGACATATTATAGAAACTTCAGTATAATTTGGGATGCCCCAAAGCTTATAGTGTTGTATAGCTATTTGAAATTGACGATAATAGTTAAGATTAGCGGAAGTTTTGAGTAAGCCAAAGGCGCATAAAACACTAATTCCCAATATAAGGAATATTTGCTTTAGTTTTTGGAAAGTTTTATTTTGTAAGGACTCTACATTGTCAGTCTGAATTTTATAGCCAAGAAGTTCAATACTGGTTTTCATTTTTGCAAGATTTCTTTTTGTCATTCCCTCAACTGTTTGAATATCAATAAAATTATAACTGGGAT belongs to Brevinema andersonii and includes:
- a CDS encoding LIC_12708 family protein, yielding MKKVWYFAFLFFGACQDKNVMKYEKVFQASLGTNVHEIGSNIPILKSYTNRRGLTDELLADFPALFVEDHKLYVTDPYNKKINVFSLGKDNKLFFSISNKGERYEFARPYQSFVDRYGNIYVLAAQKDYESQEILNFEGMELNTTSATKNEFLQQERNYYIYKFSPKGEFLLRFGYNGINSEPMPMPTRLSGDTFGNIYVYFYEIMSNNMAFPLVRRYSRNGDFNFEFNTRSVKIDTNANDIYYKGSIVSMHNLIEDDQLIVLSEYQPLTNSKGEEIPAFIENIWSSLNVYSILENNFTTQLMTFSHITPEILGTDLKQRIFLQAYDIKKDMIKFIIIDSTTLEPIELFAPIYSSYYILGNYFLDSQGNLYNPIIDRNKNFILLQWKAN
- a CDS encoding crossover junction endodeoxyribonuclease RuvC, which translates into the protein MVICGIDPGFDRAGYAFLQNIGASQPVVLSYGVVTTDKSHDFSMRLFELAEDFVGLFERYQPQYLVLEKLFMGRNITTALPVAEIRGVLRYLAAKNNIELTEVPPNTVKKNVTGYGGADKKQIIQAVTFLLNLPYPPQPDDAADALAIAFCGFLKF
- the ftsZ gene encoding cell division protein FtsZ, with product MSYFEELWNAGRESDDLNNENSIENIPGFDLFNKENSEPAASEIFFSPDMIAPEKTPEPDQFEGLSAGGNLKVLGIGGAGCNAVNRMIEDQVFGVEFIAVNTDVQVLKKSKASKKIAIGSKVTKGLGAGAKPEIGEKAAVESAEEIRQAVKDTDMVFITAGMGGGTGTGAAPVIAQVAKEAGCLVVAVVTLPFGFEGTRRQKAALEGIDKLKNHVDTMLVISNSRIFEVVEKNTAVKDAFKKIDEVLKQAVQGIAGIISETAIINVDFNDVKTVLANRGEAIMGIGIAKGQDRALKAAEEALANPLIENNDFRQAGAMVAKIIGGTDFDMKEFHEAAEAIVGFCREDSEIIMGLDFDEGLKDQVKIIIIATDLIREAPSWQKQKNSLDERCIAATPIQEMIHHHEEKNYLDPDEDWGLRFNMDKQQRSEIQQTHSERRSIDFSVKHDHSGLYEEFDPRMRRSVPGVPGMASDLDTPAFLRRKKRVLNDID
- a CDS encoding Do family serine endopeptidase produces the protein MQKKYSRMLILFFIAVVTIGVSIFTAAQKSELKIVEKNQDIESLPELDTALKLQTVLRNIAEKTTPGVVSIEVEGSVPVQNPMINDPFFQFFFGDSERIQRQYNNMGSGFIITSDGYLFSNWHVVKDASLIRVLLSDGRTFDAKLVGADTELDIALLKIEGKGLPVVPIGNSDESQVGDFVVAIGNPFGLSGTFTFGTVSALGREGMFPGLQRFIQTDVAVNPGNSGGPLLNIKGQAVGINTAIRSQSGGYEGISFAIPINAARQIAEQLFQKGSIERGFLGLVPQEIDAITRKSLGLKEKEGVLISSLEINGPAEKSGLKQGDIITKADGKIISSPAELTANIAGRTPKTSVELEIVRNGERKNIIVTLGTRPSAIVRGDNYDTQKPSAAGSVEFQKVIFETPSPQELRKNGAQEGVIVRSVDPNSKLGFILSRGDIIAAINNTPIPNLEAMRSFAQNNANTKIFAFAIYKNGFLVYRSIEF